The Coccidioides posadasii str. Silveira chromosome 2, complete sequence genomic interval AATATCGTGCATGCTTGACAAAGCCTGAACTGCTCGAGCTACACCTGACCGTGGTGGCGCCTAAGAGGCTGGCAGCGAGAATCAACCACAAAGAAGCCTTTCAGTTGAGCTGGTCCTGCTCTGCATAATCCGGGCAAACCAGCTGCTCCATCCGAGGTTGCCATTTACCGAGACCCGAACTTAGAGAGCAATGAACTAGAAGCTATATGTTttggggggaaaaaaaataataataaaaaaataaaaattgtGAAAGTAGGAAGGAAAAGCCAGTATTACTCAGGATTTATATTACGCCGGGGTTGGAAAATAGCTAATACACCTTGTGGATAAAAGGGAATGAATCATCGGCAGCGAGCAAACCAAATAGAAAACTCAGAGGAGAATTAAAAGCATGATACAACCGGGACGGAGCATGAAAAGGGGTATGGGACGACCAGAAACACAGATTGACCTGGGGGAATCGTAACTCGGAAGGGGACATGGCCTGGAAGGGAAGCGTATGTAGTTTCCTGATGACGTGCATTATTAAAGGAAAACTTGAAGCATCAAATGGTCGAAGAGTAAAGTGGTAGTCACAGAGTTCCTAGACTGGTAGACATAACAGGagcaagagagcaaaaaCGCCGAATCTGTGGATAACACTGCGACGCATAAATCAAAGGGCGATCATATGCCATAACGAACCTTTTCCAATAATTGACTGTGCCTTCCCTTCTCCCGAGACATTATTGGAGCTCAACAATCCCAAAGAGTCAAAACACAGGAACAGGAAAAAAGATGATCGCCTCATTTATCGCAGTCTTTTTTTCATGGGAAATTATCAGTGGCGGAAAAGCACTCAAGGTCCTGCCACATCACAGTTGTACAGCTGCGGTAACCATGAGCCGAACAACCGAGAATTGAACCAGCCCCGACGCCAATGAACAAGAACATCTCTAGAGACATACTCCGcaataaaaaggaaaatatcAACCAAGTTGCATAGTCAGGTTAATCGTTGACCACGCTTGCCAGTGACTGCAACTATCCAGAAGGCCTCGATGCAGGTATGACATACCGAAACCATGGGAAGATCTATCCAGGCGTGACGATTCCAGTTGCCGTTGAAGCTTGTCCTGTCAGGCGAGCCAACGCAAATGGGGATCTAGAATAGTTGTAACTGGATTTACAAGATCTTGCagagtttcttctttttctcggTCTTGGCCAAGAGAGCTGCGCGTGTGGCACATTCGAAAACCTCACGAACACCCTCGCCGGTTCGAGCAGAGCATTCGAGGTACTTGTAGGCTCCAATTTTCTTGCGGATTTCCTCACCCTAAACAACGCGTTAATATTAAAGGACAGAGCGAGGAAGATGCTCAAAGTGAAAATATACCTGTTCGGGGGTAACTGGCTTCTGGGAAGTCTTGTGCAATTCTTCAATGGTGCGAGCATCATGACGCAAATCCTTCTTGCATCCAACGAGGATGATGGGATGTCCAGAGCAGAAGTGAAGAACCTCAGAGATCCACTGCATCAACGTCAGTATTAGCTTCCAGTAAAAGGTTGGTCAATATAATCTCACTTTCTCCTGAACGTTGTCCAGAGAGTCTGGGGAATCAATGGCGAAGCAGATGAGAATCACATGGGAGTCAGGGTAGGAGAGTGGGCGAAGACGATCGTAGTCCTCCTGACCAGCAGTATCCCAAAGAGCGAGTTCGACGTGTTTTCCATCGACTTCAACGTCTGCAACGTAGTTTTCGAAGACGGTTGGGACGTAGACCTACAGAGAATGCCCATGTTAGTCACCGTTGGACCAAGGAACAGGGGTGGGTAGTGATGTATTAGGGGGTGTGAGTAAGGCCTTTCAACAATAGATCAGGGCAGCGATGGAATTTTAAATATAACGAGCAACTGGGGTGGGAGACAGAAGTCTTTCAGAATGGTATGCAGACCTCAGGGAAAGTGCCCTTGGAGAAAACACTGGACATCACGTCATCTGTTAGCTTTGGCTGGATCTCAACAACACACTAGCGTCTTTTCTGAGAGCAAAGATGAGCGGAAAGCACTTACATCAGGAGGCAGGTTTTCCCACAGGCACCATCACCAACAATCACGAGCTTTCGTCGGATCTCAGCCATCTGCACAGCAACCAGTGAGATTAGCCACGTGAGTTTGACAGCGAAAATGAACTATAGAACACTAGAAGGATAATTTCCAtgaaagagagagggaactgcatcagaagcaggagGTAGGAAGATCTTAATGAGCTGGTTGTCTGGGTGTTTGGGGGTGTACATACTGTTCAGGTCTGCTTGGAGCAGTTCACTTAAGGGGATGAGGCTGAGAGATGAAACAAGGAGGATGGTTGAAGAAAATAGGATGGAGCAACACGAAGGAATCTGGCAAAGAGCGAGATGGAGAGGATGTTAAATAGAGGATGGCGGAG includes:
- the RHO1 gene encoding GTP-binding protein Rho1 (EggNog:ENOG410PFAP~COG:U~BUSCO:13457at33183), which codes for MAEIRRKLVIVGDGACGKTCLLIVFSKGTFPEVYVPTVFENYVADVEVDGKHVELALWDTAGQEDYDRLRPLSYPDSHVILICFAIDSPDSLDNVQEKWISEVLHFCSGHPIILVGCKKDLRHDARTIEELHKTSQKPVTPEQGEEIRKKIGAYKYLECSARTGEGVREVFECATRAALLAKTEKKKKLCKIL